In Symmachiella dynata, the following are encoded in one genomic region:
- a CDS encoding Gfo/Idh/MocA family protein — protein sequence MPQSTPRKILIVGGGSIGERHLRCFRDIDNDAEVGLCDVREEIRSQLAQRYGLAKTFADLSEATQQHWDAAVICTPAHLHVAHAVALAEHADALMIEKPLSTSLEDIPRLRAAWAGRVVNIAYVLRVNPLVQAAKQILESGELGDLLEVVAASGQHFPTFRPAYREIYYTRHETGGGAIQDAATHQFNMVQYLAGDFDWVFCDSGHQALEGVEVEDTVHLTGRTGGGRTMVNASLNQFMAPNETVVRLNCRSGSVKLVFHEQNIGTLRHGDDDWTWNPPAKLERDDLFREQARRFLAAADGQEPVRCTLDEAEHTLKVNLAALKSAGRERVEIV from the coding sequence ATGCCTCAGTCCACTCCTAGAAAAATCCTCATCGTCGGCGGCGGTTCGATTGGCGAACGACATCTGCGTTGTTTTCGCGATATTGACAATGACGCGGAAGTCGGACTGTGCGATGTCCGCGAAGAAATCCGCAGCCAATTGGCCCAGCGGTACGGTTTGGCGAAAACGTTCGCCGATCTGTCCGAGGCGACTCAACAACACTGGGACGCCGCCGTGATATGTACGCCGGCACATTTACATGTCGCACATGCAGTCGCGTTGGCCGAACATGCAGACGCACTCATGATCGAAAAACCGTTGTCCACGTCGCTGGAGGACATTCCCCGACTGCGTGCTGCCTGGGCGGGACGCGTGGTGAATATCGCCTACGTGCTGCGGGTCAATCCCTTGGTGCAAGCAGCAAAGCAGATTTTGGAATCGGGTGAATTGGGAGACCTGCTGGAAGTCGTTGCCGCTTCCGGGCAACATTTCCCCACGTTTCGACCGGCGTATCGCGAGATTTATTACACGCGACACGAAACAGGCGGCGGCGCGATTCAAGACGCAGCCACTCACCAATTCAACATGGTGCAGTATCTCGCCGGTGATTTTGATTGGGTATTCTGCGACTCCGGGCATCAGGCGCTCGAAGGGGTTGAGGTCGAAGACACGGTGCACCTTACCGGACGAACGGGCGGCGGTCGCACGATGGTCAATGCGTCGCTGAATCAGTTTATGGCCCCCAACGAAACCGTCGTGCGTCTCAATTGCCGCAGCGGGAGCGTGAAGTTGGTCTTCCACGAACAAAACATCGGCACGCTGCGGCACGGCGACGACGATTGGACTTGGAATCCGCCGGCGAAACTGGAACGCGACGACCTCTTCCGCGAACAAGCCCGCCGCTTCCTCGCCGCCGCAGACGGCCAAGAACCAGTCCGCTGCACACTCGACGAAGCGGAGCACACGTTGAAGGTGAATCTGGCGGCGCTGAAATCTGCTGGGCGGGAGCGGGTGGAGATCGTTTGA
- a CDS encoding SDR family oxidoreductase, with product MSILDRFSLAGKVALVTAGAGPQFGSSLSEGLAEAGATVITASRSLERNQEFAAKLREKGYDAHGMEFELGDPESTQQLHDQIISQFGKLDVLVNSALQRAGHVGDLKAQNMDVWRKAGEGDLGGLFHICQLFVEDMVRQGGGSIVNISSIYGVVSNDPTLYEGTDMVQPPTYTFVKAGMINFTRYLASYYGKQGVRANCISPGGYFNNQPQSFVDNYTKRVPVGRMLDNEDIKGAVVFLASEASSYITGDNLMVDGGWTCI from the coding sequence ATGAGTATCTTAGACCGTTTTTCGCTGGCCGGAAAAGTTGCCCTCGTGACCGCCGGAGCGGGACCGCAATTCGGCAGCAGCCTCTCCGAAGGACTCGCCGAAGCCGGCGCCACGGTGATTACGGCTTCGCGATCACTGGAGCGGAATCAGGAGTTCGCGGCAAAGCTGCGAGAAAAAGGGTATGACGCACACGGAATGGAATTCGAATTGGGGGATCCCGAATCGACGCAGCAACTTCACGATCAAATCATTAGCCAATTCGGAAAACTCGACGTGTTGGTGAATAGCGCACTGCAACGCGCCGGGCACGTCGGTGACTTAAAGGCGCAGAACATGGACGTGTGGCGCAAGGCGGGCGAAGGGGATTTGGGCGGGTTGTTTCATATCTGCCAACTCTTTGTGGAAGACATGGTGCGTCAAGGTGGCGGATCGATTGTCAATATTTCCAGCATCTACGGCGTGGTCTCCAATGACCCCACATTGTACGAAGGGACCGACATGGTCCAACCGCCGACCTATACGTTCGTCAAAGCGGGAATGATCAATTTCACGCGGTATCTGGCGAGTTATTACGGCAAGCAGGGCGTGCGGGCCAATTGCATCAGCCCTGGCGGGTACTTCAACAATCAACCACAATCGTTTGTGGACAACTACACCAAGCGCGTTCCGGTCGGCCGCATGCTGGACAACGAAGACATCAAAGGCGCGGTCGTCTTTTTAGCTTCCGAGGCGAGCAGCTACATCACCGGCGACAACCTGATGGTCGACGGCGGCTGGACCTGCATTTGA
- a CDS encoding GldG family protein has protein sequence MKFLGQYWRRARRGVASGVCVVVALLAANWGVAAVAPQAWDVTAQRRLTLSPQTQDVLAELQGAVTVTLFAESEVRTARERTFDDSAAMLSDLLKRYQQHIDKFEIERVTANDSVAGQRLKQRFPDITAPCVVITYQLPGEEPRHEVLQHEDLAEFHGAPAGRVAGVDFFAEQTVTAALARLAEGQPQVKVYCLSGHGEASLVAEGSDSTRSLSELADYLQMGGVQMERLDLSQATHVPADADVVLLAGPQAEYDAADAAKLETYFKHGGSGLLLLDFVQNHRDGTVLPTGLDRLLRKWGVLIGNDFVVTTTVDKQLSTVVRALPADGDHPLARSMPRASLDFMQARSVRLLPVTAAPTAVCTPLLLSPDGPHCWAETDVVSRNMPQWNDGSDLPGPVSLAVAVERTDRATPAPMLVVVGDAEFATNRGMTGPRQYAAGTFVLRSLHWLAGTKRAMQDIPMRRSRPYQLTGTVQTQRGLVWKTMLFLSALVSTAGATVWTMRRHG, from the coding sequence ATGAAATTCTTGGGCCAATACTGGCGGCGGGCACGACGCGGCGTTGCGAGCGGCGTGTGCGTGGTGGTGGCGCTGTTGGCCGCCAATTGGGGAGTTGCTGCCGTCGCGCCGCAAGCGTGGGATGTCACCGCCCAGCGACGGCTCACGCTTTCGCCGCAAACGCAAGACGTGCTGGCTGAACTTCAAGGAGCAGTCACCGTGACCCTGTTTGCCGAAAGCGAGGTTCGCACGGCGCGCGAACGGACCTTTGACGACTCGGCGGCGATGCTCTCGGACTTGCTAAAACGCTACCAACAACATATCGACAAATTTGAAATCGAGCGCGTCACCGCCAACGATTCGGTGGCCGGCCAGCGTTTAAAACAACGCTTTCCCGATATCACCGCACCTTGCGTGGTGATCACATATCAACTGCCGGGCGAAGAACCGCGGCATGAGGTCTTGCAGCATGAGGACTTGGCGGAGTTTCACGGAGCCCCGGCGGGACGCGTCGCGGGAGTCGATTTCTTTGCCGAGCAAACGGTCACCGCGGCTTTGGCCCGATTGGCAGAGGGACAACCGCAGGTGAAAGTGTACTGCCTCTCCGGACATGGAGAAGCGTCGTTGGTCGCCGAAGGTTCCGATAGCACGCGGTCGCTCAGCGAACTGGCCGACTACTTGCAGATGGGGGGCGTCCAGATGGAACGGCTCGACTTGAGTCAAGCCACGCATGTTCCGGCCGACGCCGATGTTGTCTTGCTTGCCGGACCGCAGGCTGAATACGATGCCGCGGACGCAGCCAAGTTGGAGACGTATTTCAAACATGGCGGCAGCGGGTTGTTGCTTTTGGATTTTGTACAAAACCATCGCGACGGCACGGTGCTCCCCACAGGACTGGATCGTTTGTTGCGTAAGTGGGGCGTGTTAATAGGAAACGATTTTGTCGTCACGACCACGGTTGATAAGCAGTTGTCGACGGTGGTGCGGGCCTTGCCGGCGGACGGCGATCATCCGTTGGCACGCTCCATGCCACGTGCCTCGTTGGACTTTATGCAGGCGCGGAGTGTGCGGCTTTTGCCTGTCACAGCTGCGCCAACTGCGGTCTGCACGCCGCTGCTGCTTTCGCCGGACGGTCCGCACTGTTGGGCGGAAACCGATGTCGTCTCCAGAAATATGCCGCAATGGAATGACGGCAGCGACTTGCCCGGCCCTGTCTCCTTAGCCGTTGCGGTCGAACGGACCGATCGCGCCACGCCGGCGCCGATGCTGGTTGTTGTGGGCGACGCCGAGTTCGCGACCAACCGCGGCATGACCGGACCGCGTCAGTATGCCGCAGGGACATTTGTGCTGCGGAGCCTGCATTGGCTCGCGGGAACGAAACGAGCGATGCAGGATATTCCGATGCGCCGCTCTCGTCCCTATCAACTCACCGGCACAGTCCAAACGCAACGGGGGCTGGTTTGGAAAACCATGCTCTTTCTGTCAGCACTGGTCAGCACGGCGGGCGCTACCGTGTGGACGATGCGCCGTCACGGGTGA
- a CDS encoding purple acid phosphatase family protein yields the protein MNTKTKLLCGAVTVLALGASVYLSLPQETQGRDERQVAPQLAKAQETYRPSAVPDRIVLTWKNDVATTQTVTWRTDTSVTKPVAQIALAEQGPWFVNKALQINGTTQELESDLGKSHYHSAEFTDLTPKTLYVYRVGDGVNWSSWIHFRTPSSKPEPFTFIYFGDAQNSLKAHWARVVREAYADAPRAKFMLHAGDLINNAIRDEEWGEWHDAGGWVNGMLPSIAIPGNHEYAKEDIQGNTYPIGRRRLAPHWRPTFEFPDNGPQGLEETVYWLDFQGVRIVCLNTNDKIKEQAEWMDEVLADNPNRWTIVTQHAPIYSASRRRDNPEIRNAWQPIFDKHHVDIVLQGHDHSYGRTGLMVHENAGTGKNVHDSRAGTMYVVSVSGPKMYDRNDFEFVRRAEDTQLYQIISIDGDELRYDAKTATGELYDAFTLNKRDGQVNELVERIPNTPERLRPGSLE from the coding sequence ATGAACACGAAAACGAAATTGCTTTGCGGCGCGGTAACAGTCTTGGCGTTGGGAGCGTCGGTCTATTTGTCTCTTCCCCAAGAAACGCAAGGGCGGGACGAACGGCAGGTGGCGCCGCAACTTGCGAAGGCGCAGGAGACGTATCGACCCAGCGCGGTGCCGGATCGGATTGTGCTGACTTGGAAAAATGATGTCGCTACCACACAAACAGTCACTTGGCGGACCGATACGTCCGTCACGAAACCAGTCGCACAAATCGCTCTGGCAGAGCAGGGGCCTTGGTTTGTGAATAAGGCACTTCAAATCAATGGCACGACACAGGAGTTGGAGTCGGACCTAGGCAAGTCGCATTATCACTCGGCCGAATTCACCGATTTGACGCCCAAGACGCTCTATGTCTATCGCGTGGGAGACGGGGTGAATTGGAGTTCCTGGATCCATTTTCGCACGCCCAGCTCCAAACCGGAACCGTTTACGTTCATCTATTTCGGCGACGCACAGAACTCGTTGAAAGCGCATTGGGCACGGGTCGTTCGTGAAGCGTACGCCGATGCTCCCCGCGCGAAATTTATGTTGCACGCCGGCGATTTGATCAACAATGCGATTCGTGACGAAGAATGGGGCGAGTGGCACGATGCCGGCGGATGGGTCAATGGCATGCTCCCCAGCATCGCCATCCCCGGAAATCACGAGTATGCGAAGGAAGATATCCAGGGCAATACCTACCCCATCGGCCGTCGCCGCCTCGCGCCGCATTGGCGCCCCACGTTTGAGTTTCCCGACAACGGACCGCAAGGACTTGAAGAAACGGTGTATTGGCTCGACTTCCAAGGCGTGCGAATCGTCTGCCTGAACACCAACGACAAAATCAAAGAGCAGGCCGAGTGGATGGACGAAGTACTCGCTGACAATCCCAATCGCTGGACGATCGTTACGCAACACGCGCCGATCTATTCCGCCAGCCGCCGCCGTGACAATCCCGAAATTCGCAATGCTTGGCAGCCGATCTTTGACAAACACCACGTCGATATCGTGCTGCAAGGACATGACCACAGCTACGGCCGCACCGGTTTGATGGTCCACGAAAATGCCGGCACTGGGAAAAACGTGCATGACTCTCGGGCGGGGACGATGTACGTCGTCTCGGTCAGCGGCCCCAAGATGTACGATCGCAACGATTTCGAGTTTGTTCGCCGTGCGGAGGATACGCAGCTGTATCAAATTATCAGCATCGACGGCGACGAATTACGCTACGATGCCAAAACCGCCACCGGCGAATTGTACGATGCCTTCACGCTGAACAAACGGGACGGTCAAGTGAACGAGCTAGTTGAACGCATCCCCAACACCCCAGAGCGACTCCGGCCGGGTTCGTTGGAGTAG
- a CDS encoding MarR family winged helix-turn-helix transcriptional regulator, with translation MNTNQLHPTIDSIAGECIAVRMRMLNRDVTKIYDVALRPLSLKVSQMNILVAAGKMGIARPAEVCARLHLDVSTLSRNVERMKARGWLEVIPDADGRAQPFRLTSEGAKLLKKAVPAWEKAQHQATALLGDDFVELLGQTAERLKLDTHSH, from the coding sequence ATGAATACCAATCAACTCCATCCGACAATTGACTCCATTGCCGGAGAATGCATCGCCGTGCGAATGAGAATGCTCAATCGGGATGTAACGAAGATTTACGACGTCGCCTTAAGACCATTAAGTCTCAAGGTGAGCCAAATGAATATCCTTGTTGCCGCTGGCAAGATGGGTATCGCTCGGCCGGCGGAGGTCTGTGCGAGGTTACATTTGGATGTGTCGACATTGAGCCGCAATGTTGAGCGTATGAAGGCGCGGGGTTGGCTGGAGGTCATTCCAGACGCGGATGGCAGAGCGCAGCCATTCCGTCTCACAAGCGAAGGAGCGAAACTTTTAAAGAAAGCAGTCCCAGCGTGGGAAAAGGCCCAGCATCAAGCTACTGCTCTACTCGGTGACGATTTCGTCGAGTTGTTGGGGCAAACCGCGGAACGGTTGAAATTAGACACTCACTCACATTGA
- a CDS encoding YeiH family protein: MVDEPRAADEIQPENDEVLPAYASGLTEDWWAVILGGAILAVAFTAVYAYGQLEDSPTEYMNPLAEWIRKPGSWTDNPAVSLVKDGQYSVLLGTIAVCAASLVMFGIGQCGMGESFSRFACGFLVVALLAVLAFVMAGQATVKLYHLGYALWAIVLGLLISNTIGTPAFIKPAVKTEFYIKTGLVVLGAEILFGKLLALGKPGIIIAWVVTPIVLTTTYWFGQRILRMASRTLNITIAADMSVCGVSAAIATAAACRAKKEELTLAVGMSMLFTVIMMIIMPVFITTVGIDKTVGAAWMGGTIDATGAVAAAGEFLGDEYTPVAMTVKMIQNILIGVIAFAVSVYWTIYVDRGEKSQKVSLWEIWYRFPKFIVGFVGASILFSFIHETLPEGPAVLDAMIGGTTKTLRGWFFCLAFVSIGLETNFRELGASLQGGKPLILYVCGQTLNLSLTLLMAWLMFKVVFPEAATALIK; this comes from the coding sequence ATGGTGGACGAGCCCAGGGCAGCCGATGAAATCCAACCAGAAAACGATGAGGTCCTTCCCGCGTATGCCTCCGGATTGACGGAGGATTGGTGGGCGGTCATTTTGGGCGGAGCGATTCTTGCCGTGGCCTTCACAGCTGTCTATGCCTACGGTCAGCTTGAGGATTCGCCGACAGAATATATGAACCCGCTGGCGGAATGGATCCGCAAACCGGGGAGTTGGACGGACAATCCGGCGGTGTCTTTGGTCAAAGATGGCCAATATTCCGTCCTGCTGGGGACGATTGCTGTCTGTGCCGCAAGTCTGGTGATGTTCGGTATCGGCCAATGCGGAATGGGAGAGTCGTTTTCTCGTTTTGCTTGCGGATTTCTTGTGGTGGCTTTGTTGGCAGTTTTGGCCTTTGTGATGGCGGGGCAGGCGACGGTTAAGTTGTATCATCTGGGATATGCGCTGTGGGCCATTGTGTTGGGATTGCTGATTAGCAACACGATTGGCACACCAGCGTTCATCAAACCGGCTGTCAAAACGGAATTTTATATCAAGACCGGTCTAGTGGTTTTGGGAGCCGAGATTCTGTTCGGCAAATTGTTGGCGTTGGGAAAACCGGGGATCATCATTGCCTGGGTGGTGACTCCCATCGTATTGACCACGACGTATTGGTTCGGCCAACGAATTCTCCGCATGGCGTCGCGAACATTGAATATCACGATCGCCGCCGACATGTCGGTGTGCGGCGTTTCAGCGGCGATTGCGACCGCAGCTGCCTGTCGCGCTAAGAAAGAGGAACTGACGTTGGCAGTCGGGATGTCGATGTTGTTCACCGTGATCATGATGATCATCATGCCGGTGTTTATCACCACAGTCGGGATCGACAAAACCGTGGGCGCTGCCTGGATGGGAGGGACCATCGATGCCACCGGGGCGGTGGCGGCGGCGGGTGAGTTTTTGGGGGATGAGTACACCCCCGTTGCGATGACCGTGAAAATGATTCAGAACATTCTGATCGGCGTGATCGCGTTTGCCGTGTCGGTGTACTGGACGATTTATGTTGATCGCGGCGAGAAATCGCAAAAAGTGAGCCTGTGGGAAATCTGGTATCGCTTTCCGAAATTTATTGTCGGTTTCGTAGGCGCTTCAATTCTCTTTTCGTTCATCCACGAAACGCTGCCGGAAGGGCCGGCGGTACTGGATGCCATGATCGGCGGAACGACGAAAACGCTTCGCGGGTGGTTTTTCTGTTTGGCCTTCGTCAGCATCGGCCTAGAAACAAATTTTCGCGAATTGGGAGCGTCATTGCAGGGAGGCAAGCCGCTGATTCTGTATGTCTGTGGACAGACACTCAACTTGAGCCTGACGTTACTGATGGCTTGGCTGATGTTCAAAGTGGTGTTCCCCGAAGCAGCCACCGCTTTGATCAAATAA
- a CDS encoding ABC transporter permease, translating to MSAVVSHRDDTQPAARSGSVLRLAGGRVLGDVSTVVSIAVWEILGHFRRPAAYVMLLAATLVAGWHFSLLMTLLAQGRVVPLRQADDPLAQFLGPNVFLVFSLMLIVPVVTMGMVADERRRGIWEMLLTTPVQPWQVLTGKFAAAWVAVVVNVLPWICCLLALRYWPGIGLEFDRGYLIGGVIGIATISLSLCAVGMVCTTLCKAPFAASVATVSAMIGLLLLSLVPRAMLHWHIGEAWMSVAERFACWEHLARFSTGAIDPSVICGHVSFSVCLLWIACQATRGHD from the coding sequence ATGTCCGCAGTTGTTTCTCATCGCGACGATACACAACCTGCCGCACGATCCGGAAGCGTTCTCCGTTTGGCTGGAGGACGTGTTTTGGGGGATGTGTCGACAGTCGTCTCTATTGCAGTCTGGGAAATCCTCGGCCACTTTCGCCGCCCGGCAGCCTATGTGATGTTGTTGGCGGCAACTCTCGTTGCGGGCTGGCACTTCTCGTTGCTGATGACCTTGCTAGCGCAGGGACGCGTCGTGCCGCTGCGTCAGGCGGATGACCCGTTGGCGCAGTTTTTGGGACCGAATGTCTTTTTAGTGTTCTCGCTGATGCTGATTGTTCCCGTGGTGACGATGGGCATGGTCGCGGACGAACGTCGGCGAGGGATTTGGGAAATGCTATTAACGACCCCGGTCCAACCATGGCAGGTTCTCACCGGGAAATTCGCGGCGGCTTGGGTTGCAGTGGTCGTCAATGTCCTGCCTTGGATCTGTTGTTTGCTGGCGCTGCGTTACTGGCCCGGGATTGGTTTGGAATTCGATCGTGGCTATCTGATCGGCGGAGTGATTGGCATCGCTACGATTTCGTTATCACTTTGTGCAGTCGGTATGGTTTGTACGACCCTTTGCAAGGCTCCTTTTGCCGCCAGTGTGGCGACGGTTTCAGCCATGATTGGGCTGTTGCTGCTGAGTCTCGTGCCGCGAGCCATGTTGCATTGGCACATTGGTGAAGCATGGATGTCCGTCGCGGAGCGTTTTGCCTGTTGGGAACATTTGGCGCGATTCAGCACCGGAGCAATTGACCCCAGTGTGATTTGCGGCCACGTCAGCTTCTCCGTGTGCCTGCTGTGGATCGCCTGTCAGGCAACACGAGGCCACGATTGA
- a CDS encoding type I phosphomannose isomerase catalytic subunit, which translates to MITLYPFRMRPIFRNYPWGGRRLGSVLGKPIGEGPHFAESWEIVDHGDAQSVVANGALAGKTLSQVVAEHGEQLLGIRYAQAEFPLLYKFLDAQRTLSVQVHPHDDMAAQLTPPDMGKTEAWYVLAAEPDSLVYAGLKPGTDRDTLARAIAQGVCEDYLHAIPVTAGDCVFLPAGTVHAIGGGLLVAEIQQASDTTFRLYDWNFIGADGQPRELHVEQGLAATDFTTGPVALQTPVPTDRSHVVRLVECDKFVWDRWTFDKPVELQTGGGCHIISVLAGELSVEGDPAAQSAGLGQTWLIPASVEAVTLTPRGPVVMLDAYLPD; encoded by the coding sequence ATGATTACACTCTATCCATTTCGGATGCGGCCAATTTTTCGCAATTATCCCTGGGGCGGGAGGCGTTTGGGCTCTGTGCTGGGCAAGCCGATCGGTGAGGGGCCCCATTTTGCCGAGAGCTGGGAAATTGTCGATCATGGCGACGCTCAAAGCGTTGTCGCCAACGGTGCTCTAGCGGGCAAAACGTTATCGCAGGTTGTTGCTGAACATGGCGAGCAATTACTGGGAATTCGCTATGCACAAGCGGAATTTCCACTGCTTTATAAATTTCTGGATGCCCAGCGCACGCTGTCGGTCCAAGTGCATCCCCATGACGACATGGCAGCCCAACTCACTCCGCCTGATATGGGGAAAACTGAAGCTTGGTACGTCTTGGCGGCCGAACCGGACAGTTTGGTCTATGCCGGATTGAAACCGGGAACCGATCGTGACACATTGGCCCGAGCCATTGCCCAAGGAGTCTGCGAGGACTATCTGCATGCGATTCCAGTGACTGCCGGCGATTGCGTGTTCCTCCCGGCGGGAACTGTGCATGCCATTGGCGGGGGATTGCTGGTCGCGGAAATCCAACAGGCGAGCGACACCACGTTTCGCTTGTACGACTGGAATTTTATTGGCGCCGACGGTCAGCCGCGCGAACTGCACGTCGAGCAGGGACTCGCCGCCACCGACTTCACCACAGGCCCGGTCGCCTTGCAAACACCGGTTCCTACGGATCGCTCACACGTCGTGCGGCTTGTGGAATGCGACAAATTTGTGTGGGACCGCTGGACGTTCGACAAGCCGGTGGAATTACAGACCGGCGGTGGGTGTCACATTATTTCCGTGTTAGCCGGAGAATTGAGCGTCGAAGGCGATCCCGCAGCACAGTCAGCGGGATTGGGCCAAACTTGGCTGATTCCAGCGAGTGTGGAGGCCGTCACATTAACACCGCGCGGACCCGTGGTGATGTTAGACGCTTATTTGCCGGATTAG
- a CDS encoding ABC transporter ATP-binding protein, translating into MSIVVRNLVKSFGETRAVNGIDFEIPGPRIVGLIGPNGAGKTTTLRMLTTFLAPTHGSVCIAGFDTVDRAQEARRQIGYLPESTAIYPDARVSEFLAFRAKLKNVPRRSRGGEIDRCLHACGIVNLRQRIIGRLSHGQRRRVALADALLSDPTVLILDEPTAGLDPLQVRQFRGLVAELAAEHTVLLSTHVLAEAQAICGRVLVMSQGRIVDDVDLGTGTEFHHCRLEVSGTAEVIRAALLTIDSVIAVEQSTSGDHWQRFELRCGKDHDVRPRVAEICVEQGWPIRELSSSLPELETRFVRAVFSEPRKAA; encoded by the coding sequence ATGTCGATTGTTGTCCGTAACCTCGTCAAATCCTTTGGGGAAACGCGAGCGGTCAACGGAATCGATTTTGAGATACCGGGGCCGAGGATCGTCGGTCTGATTGGTCCCAATGGAGCGGGTAAAACGACGACATTGCGGATGTTGACTACGTTCCTCGCGCCGACCCATGGATCGGTTTGCATAGCCGGGTTCGATACAGTCGACCGCGCGCAGGAAGCCCGTCGGCAAATTGGATATCTTCCCGAATCGACCGCGATTTATCCAGATGCGCGCGTCAGTGAGTTTTTGGCATTCCGTGCGAAATTGAAAAACGTACCGCGTCGCTCGCGCGGCGGCGAGATCGATCGCTGTTTGCACGCCTGTGGAATCGTCAACTTGCGGCAGCGGATCATCGGCCGCTTGTCGCACGGACAGCGAAGGCGGGTGGCGCTGGCCGATGCATTGTTGAGCGATCCGACCGTGCTGATCCTTGATGAACCGACAGCCGGATTGGATCCGTTGCAGGTCCGGCAATTCCGAGGTCTCGTTGCCGAATTGGCCGCCGAGCACACGGTGCTCCTCTCAACGCATGTCTTAGCCGAAGCCCAGGCCATTTGTGGTCGCGTGTTGGTCATGTCTCAAGGCCGAATCGTGGATGACGTCGATTTAGGAACCGGGACCGAATTTCACCATTGCCGATTGGAAGTCTCCGGGACAGCCGAGGTAATTCGTGCGGCCTTATTGACCATTGACAGTGTTATCGCTGTCGAGCAATCCACATCTGGCGATCACTGGCAACGTTTTGAACTCCGTTGCGGCAAAGACCATGACGTACGTCCACGGGTGGCGGAGATTTGTGTGGAGCAGGGTTGGCCGATCCGTGAACTGTCCAGTTCGCTTCCAGAGCTGGAGACGCGATTCGTCCGGGCCGTGTTTTCTGAACCCAGAAAGGCGGCTTGA
- a CDS encoding SCP2 sterol-binding domain-containing protein, translated as MKISEHPTVKRIHSQQTPRIAQESKPLDADWLRQLAFDAGADDVGFVQIDRHEIDDQRDDILNAFPRTKTLISYIVRMHREPLRTPARSVANLEFHHVGDKINEIGRNLVRTLEDRGIRALNPAMGFPMEMDKFPGKIWVVSHKPIAVAAGLGMMGIHRNVIHHKFGNFILLGTVLIDAEVSQYGQPIDFNPCLECKLCVAACPVGAISPQGEFNFSACYSHNYREFMGGFTDWTEEVADSKNRFDYRKRVNDSESASMWQSLSFGANYKAAYCLSVCPAGEDVIGPYLASKKTHLKEIVKPLQEKEETIYVLKNSDAEAYVAKRFPKKQTKYVGNSLRPGSISGFLQGVPLVFQPGKSNGLNATYHFTFTGDENRKATIVIQDKKIFTEEGHHGEPDLRVTADAKTWLGFLAKEKNIAWALLRRKIRLKGSPRLLLAFGKCFPT; from the coding sequence ATGAAGATCTCCGAACATCCAACCGTCAAGCGGATACACTCCCAACAGACGCCTCGCATTGCTCAAGAATCCAAGCCACTTGATGCCGATTGGCTACGCCAACTCGCTTTTGACGCCGGCGCCGATGATGTTGGCTTCGTCCAGATCGACCGTCACGAAATCGATGATCAACGGGATGACATACTGAATGCATTTCCCCGCACGAAGACCCTCATTAGCTATATCGTGCGCATGCACCGAGAGCCACTCCGCACTCCAGCCCGTAGCGTGGCCAATCTTGAATTCCACCATGTCGGTGACAAAATCAACGAGATCGGCCGTAATCTAGTCAGGACATTGGAAGATCGGGGCATCAGGGCACTCAATCCGGCCATGGGCTTCCCGATGGAGATGGATAAGTTCCCCGGAAAGATTTGGGTCGTGTCGCATAAGCCTATCGCCGTCGCTGCGGGTCTGGGAATGATGGGCATTCACCGTAACGTCATTCACCATAAATTCGGCAATTTCATCTTGTTGGGAACAGTCTTAATTGATGCCGAGGTATCGCAATACGGTCAACCCATCGACTTCAACCCTTGCCTGGAATGCAAACTTTGCGTGGCAGCTTGCCCAGTAGGAGCGATCTCACCGCAAGGTGAGTTCAATTTCTCGGCCTGTTATTCGCATAACTACCGGGAATTCATGGGTGGCTTCACCGACTGGACGGAAGAAGTTGCCGATAGCAAGAACCGCTTTGATTATCGCAAACGCGTGAACGACTCGGAGTCTGCCTCGATGTGGCAGAGCCTTTCCTTCGGTGCGAACTACAAAGCGGCGTATTGCCTGTCCGTCTGCCCTGCGGGTGAGGATGTTATCGGTCCGTACTTGGCTAGCAAAAAGACGCACCTGAAGGAGATTGTAAAACCACTCCAAGAAAAAGAAGAAACAATCTATGTCCTGAAGAACTCTGACGCTGAAGCGTACGTTGCCAAGCGGTTCCCGAAGAAACAAACCAAGTATGTCGGGAATAGCCTGCGGCCCGGCAGCATCAGCGGCTTTCTGCAAGGAGTGCCGCTTGTATTTCAGCCGGGCAAATCAAACGGTCTGAACGCCACATACCACTTTACTTTCACGGGAGATGAAAACCGTAAGGCGACTATCGTGATCCAAGACAAAAAGATTTTCACCGAAGAAGGGCATCACGGAGAACCGGATTTACGTGTCACCGCTGATGCGAAAACGTGGCTCGGTTTTTTAGCGAAAGAGAAGAATATCGCCTGGGCGCTGTTGCGGCGAAAGATCCGTCTCAAGGGTTCCCCGAGATTACTACTAGCATTCGGAAAATGCTTTCCAACGTAG